A genomic window from Pseudogulbenkiania sp. MAI-1 includes:
- the rodA gene encoding rod shape-determining protein RodA, with product MQPPLLKRLWQFVREPLDGWMMLFLGLLFVLSMLVLYSASNQSFEKIDNKLVYTLLGLVVMWGAARMRPQSIMNFAPPIYAVGVLLLLAVHFKGVTVNGSTRWLELGITRIQPSEIMKIALPMMVAWFFQRFELSLRWWHYLVAVVLIVIPGWLVLKQPDLGTATLIMGAGFFVLYFAGLSWKVLIGGAVAFAASLPVVWNLMHDYQRKRVLTLIDPMEDPLGAGYHIIQSMIAIGSGGPFGKGWLNGTQTHLDYIPERTTDFIFAVYSEEFGLVGNLILVALYLLIVSRGLMISARAQTLYGRLMGGAITMSFFVYAFVNMGMVAGILPVVGVPLPLVSYGGTATLTLMLGLGMLMSIGNMRR from the coding sequence ATGCAACCCCCGCTCCTTAAACGCCTCTGGCAGTTCGTGCGCGAGCCGCTGGACGGCTGGATGATGCTGTTTCTCGGCCTGCTGTTCGTACTCAGCATGCTGGTGCTGTACTCGGCCTCGAACCAGAGCTTCGAGAAGATCGACAACAAGCTGGTCTACACCCTGTTGGGCCTCGTCGTGATGTGGGGCGCGGCGCGCATGCGCCCGCAGTCGATCATGAACTTCGCGCCGCCGATCTATGCCGTGGGGGTGCTGCTGCTGTTGGCGGTGCACTTCAAGGGGGTGACCGTCAACGGCTCGACGCGCTGGCTGGAACTGGGCATCACCCGCATCCAGCCGTCGGAAATCATGAAGATCGCGTTGCCGATGATGGTGGCGTGGTTCTTCCAGCGCTTCGAGCTGAGCCTGCGCTGGTGGCACTATCTGGTCGCCGTGGTGCTGATCGTCATTCCCGGCTGGCTGGTGCTCAAGCAGCCCGACCTCGGCACCGCCACGCTGATCATGGGCGCGGGTTTCTTCGTGCTGTACTTCGCCGGGTTGTCGTGGAAAGTGCTGATCGGCGGCGCGGTGGCGTTCGCCGCCAGCCTGCCGGTGGTGTGGAACCTGATGCACGACTACCAGCGCAAGCGCGTGCTGACGCTGATCGACCCGATGGAAGACCCGCTCGGCGCCGGCTACCACATCATCCAGTCGATGATCGCGATCGGCTCGGGCGGGCCGTTCGGCAAAGGCTGGCTCAACGGCACCCAGACCCACCTCGACTACATCCCGGAGCGCACCACCGACTTCATCTTCGCGGTGTACTCGGAGGAGTTCGGCCTGGTCGGCAACCTCATCCTGGTAGCGCTCTACCTGCTGATCGTCAGCCGCGGGCTGATGATCAGCGCGCGCGCGCAGACTCTGTACGGGCGGCTGATGGGCGGGGCAATCACCATGTCGTTCTTCGTCTACGCCTTCGTCAACATGGGCATGGTGGCCGGCATTCTGCCGGTGGTCGGCGTGCCACTGCCCCTGGTGTCGTACGGCGGCACCGCCACCCTGACGCTGATGCTCGGCCTCGGCATGCTGATGAGCATCGGCAACATGCGGCGCTGA
- a CDS encoding AzlC family ABC transporter permease, producing MKPSALVLAGARDSLPMLIGAAPFGVIFGTLAVGAGLSAGAALAMSAFVFAGSSQFVAVSLIGAGAALPVIWLTTFVVNLRHALYSATLLPYARDWSARWRWPLAFWLTDETFAVVEHRFRRQGASGGQWYQLGSSLAMYLNWLLWSALGVSLGKAVPGLADWGLDFAMVATFTAIVAPQLKKRPALAAAVAAGAVALLARGLPYKLDLMLAALAGVMVGMACESLADRRVTA from the coding sequence ATGAAACCTTCCGCTCTCGTTCTGGCGGGCGCCCGCGACAGCCTGCCGATGCTGATCGGCGCCGCACCCTTCGGCGTGATCTTCGGCACGCTGGCGGTCGGCGCCGGCCTGTCGGCCGGTGCCGCGCTGGCGATGTCGGCCTTCGTCTTCGCCGGCTCCTCGCAGTTCGTCGCAGTCAGCCTGATCGGCGCCGGCGCGGCGCTGCCAGTGATCTGGCTCACCACCTTCGTCGTCAACCTGCGCCATGCGCTGTACAGCGCCACGCTCTTGCCCTACGCGCGCGACTGGAGCGCGCGCTGGCGCTGGCCGCTGGCGTTCTGGCTGACCGACGAGACCTTCGCCGTGGTCGAGCACCGCTTCCGCCGCCAGGGGGCGTCCGGCGGCCAGTGGTACCAGCTCGGCTCCTCGCTGGCGATGTACCTCAACTGGCTGCTGTGGAGCGCGTTGGGCGTGTCGCTCGGCAAGGCGGTGCCGGGTCTGGCCGATTGGGGACTCGATTTCGCCATGGTGGCGACCTTCACCGCCATCGTCGCGCCGCAGTTGAAGAAGCGCCCGGCACTGGCGGCGGCCGTGGCGGCCGGGGCGGTGGCGCTGTTGGCGCGCGGCCTGCCCTACAAGCTCGACCTGATGCTGGCGGCACTGGCCGGGGTGATGGTCGGCATGGCATGCGAAAGCCTTGCCGACAGGAGGGTGACGGCATGA
- a CDS encoding AzlD domain-containing protein has translation MTIWLTIAGMALLTVLIRASFLVFGHRLSFPVWLNRALHYVPAAVLTALVVPMALAPQGTLDVSPANPYLIGTLVAGLVALLTRHTLLAIVVSFAVYGALRWLG, from the coding sequence ATGACGATCTGGCTAACCATCGCCGGCATGGCGCTGTTGACCGTGCTGATCCGCGCCAGTTTCCTGGTGTTCGGCCACCGCCTGAGTTTCCCGGTCTGGCTCAACCGGGCCTTGCACTACGTCCCCGCGGCGGTGCTGACCGCCCTGGTGGTGCCGATGGCGCTGGCGCCGCAGGGCACGCTCGACGTCTCGCCGGCCAACCCCTACCTGATCGGCACGCTGGTGGCCGGACTGGTGGCGCTGCTGACCCGGCACACGCTGCTCGCCATCGTGGTCAGCTTTGCCGTGTACGGCGCGTTGCGCTGGCTCGGTTGA
- a CDS encoding MarC family NAAT transporter — translation MLKALYLQFLFGGLISLITITNPLSKIPLFITLTRDMSEERRAHQARRACLFAAGIMLVSLLGGNLIMSLFGISYGALRIAGGFVVAVLGYRMLFLSQDPGMAPKLQDGKEDYAFFPLAMPGISGPGTIAVVIGIATEIAELRGYGTKALALGMTMLAIALTCIGTWLVLRSSTLISEKLGRSGREVMTRLMGFLLICVGVQFIGSGVRTFLAGS, via the coding sequence ATGCTGAAAGCCTTGTACCTGCAGTTCCTGTTCGGTGGCCTGATCAGTCTGATCACCATCACCAACCCGCTGTCGAAGATTCCGCTGTTCATCACGCTGACCCGCGACATGAGCGAGGAGCGGCGGGCCCACCAGGCGCGTCGCGCCTGCCTGTTCGCCGCCGGCATCATGCTGGTGTCGCTGCTGGGCGGCAACCTGATCATGTCGCTGTTCGGCATTTCCTACGGCGCGCTGCGCATCGCCGGCGGCTTCGTGGTGGCGGTGCTGGGCTACCGCATGCTGTTCCTGTCGCAGGACCCAGGCATGGCGCCCAAACTGCAGGACGGCAAGGAGGATTACGCCTTCTTCCCGCTGGCGATGCCGGGCATCAGCGGTCCGGGGACGATCGCCGTGGTGATCGGCATCGCTACCGAGATCGCCGAACTGCGCGGCTACGGCACCAAGGCGCTGGCGCTGGGGATGACAATGCTCGCCATCGCCCTGACCTGCATCGGCACCTGGCTGGTGTTGCGCTCGTCGACCCTGATCTCGGAGAAGCTGGGCCGTTCCGGACGCGAGGTGATGACGCGCTTGATGGGCTTTTTGCTGATCTGCGTCGGCGTGCAGTTCATCGGCTCTGGGGTGCGCACCTTCCTCGCCGGGTCGTGA
- a CDS encoding AraC family transcriptional regulator, whose translation MSPPAEYSRLFRADDIAPLECLDAHYVTYAFAPHLHEDYVIGMVSAGVERYRYRGTWHYATPGTLALLNPGEVHTGEAVEAEGWRYRVFYAAPAMLDRVAAEVSGQPDARAWFDARRSVIDDPELAGQLAALHAGLADSTDRLARQSGLYQAFATLVARHMAVRPAPLLLHRPALDTARQLLADRLADNLSLDELAGASGLSPYHLSRSFAVAFGLPPVAWRNQLRVARARTLLARGGRPAEVATELGFADQAHLTRAFRLALGVTPAAYQRAVGARSFKTGDGC comes from the coding sequence ATGTCTCCTCCTGCCGAATATTCCCGCCTTTTCCGCGCCGACGACATCGCGCCCTTGGAGTGTCTGGACGCGCATTACGTCACCTACGCTTTTGCCCCGCACCTGCACGAGGACTACGTGATCGGCATGGTGTCCGCAGGGGTGGAGCGCTACCGCTACCGCGGCACCTGGCACTATGCCACGCCCGGTACGCTGGCGCTGCTCAACCCGGGCGAGGTGCACACCGGCGAGGCGGTGGAGGCGGAAGGCTGGCGCTACCGGGTGTTCTACGCCGCGCCGGCGATGCTTGACCGGGTCGCCGCGGAAGTCTCCGGTCAGCCCGACGCACGCGCCTGGTTCGATGCTCGCCGCTCGGTAATCGACGATCCGGAGTTGGCCGGTCAACTGGCCGCACTGCATGCCGGCCTTGCCGACAGCACGGACCGGCTGGCGCGGCAGAGCGGGCTCTATCAGGCCTTTGCTACCCTGGTGGCGCGCCATATGGCGGTGCGCCCGGCGCCGCTGTTGCTGCACCGTCCGGCACTCGACACCGCGCGCCAGTTGCTGGCCGATCGTTTGGCCGACAACCTGTCGCTGGACGAACTGGCCGGCGCCAGCGGCCTGTCGCCCTACCACCTGAGCCGCAGCTTCGCCGTTGCCTTCGGCCTGCCGCCGGTGGCCTGGCGCAACCAGCTCCGGGTGGCGCGGGCGCGCACGCTGCTGGCGCGTGGCGGCCGGCCGGCGGAGGTCGCCACCGAGCTGGGCTTCGCCGACCAGGCCCATCTGACGCGCGCCTTCCGCCTCGCGCTCGGGGTGACGCCGGCCGCCTACCAGCGCGCCGTCGGCGCAAGATCGTTCAAGACGGGTGATGGCTGCTGA